A window of the Lepisosteus oculatus isolate fLepOcu1 chromosome 14, fLepOcu1.hap2, whole genome shotgun sequence genome harbors these coding sequences:
- the LOC138242513 gene encoding apoptosis-associated speck-like protein containing a CARD, with product MEEKHLFFLDYDPNFHRTFEVILSKEVKELELELFRSESKELRVWSGKVLLEDAVEGVAPPTARVGGHFVDRHHTELVRRVTRVEPILDSLLQKNIITHEEYSTICSRGTPSEKMRELLLGPMVSSGDRRKDELLRILAKEYLYLMADLKGQEFS from the exons AAACACTTGTTTTTCCTAGATTACGACCCTAACTTCCACAGGACCTTTGAAGTCATACTTTCCAAGGAGGTGAAGGAGCTGGAACTGGAGCTGTTTAGATCGGAGAGTAAAGAACTGAGAGTCTGGTCTGGGAAAGTGCTGCTGGAAG ATGCTGTAGAAGGAGTGGCTCCTCCAACAGCCCGTG TAGGAGGTCACTTTGTGGACAGACACCACACAGAGCTGGTCAGAAGGGTCACCAGGGTGGAGCCCATCCTGGACAGCCTGCTACAAAAAAACATCATCACCCACGAGGAGTACAGTACGATCTGCTCCAGAGGTACCCCTTCCGAGAAAATGAGGGAGCTGCTGTTGGGTCCCATGGTCTCCTCTGGGGACAGGAGGAAGGATGAGCTCCTGAGGATCTTGGCAAAGGAGTATCTCTATTTGATGGCAGACCTGAAGGGACAGGAGTTTTCATAA